A part of Aurantimicrobium sp. MWH-Uga1 genomic DNA contains:
- a CDS encoding GNAT family N-acetyltransferase, with amino-acid sequence MASYTIVDCTLEEHGEAIREILNDAIVNSTALFDYEPRTQANMVTWFEGKKAGKYPVIGLVDDEGVLMGFGSLGSFRPFPANKYTVEHSVYVHKDFRRQGLGKQLLQLLIDTATKLEFHVMLGGIDASNTASIHLHTQLGFVHVGTLPEVGYKFGRWLDLAFYQLTLPTPQNPRES; translated from the coding sequence ATGGCTTCCTACACAATCGTTGACTGCACACTCGAAGAACACGGTGAGGCCATTCGTGAGATTCTCAATGATGCAATTGTGAACTCAACTGCGCTGTTCGATTATGAACCGCGCACACAGGCAAACATGGTCACTTGGTTTGAGGGAAAAAAGGCAGGTAAATATCCCGTCATCGGTTTGGTCGATGACGAGGGTGTGCTGATGGGTTTTGGCAGTTTGGGAAGCTTTAGGCCCTTCCCCGCTAATAAGTACACCGTGGAACATTCGGTGTATGTTCACAAAGATTTCCGTCGGCAAGGCCTCGGTAAACAACTCTTGCAGCTACTTATTGATACCGCGACGAAGCTGGAATTCCACGTCATGCTCGGAGGCATTGACGCTTCGAACACGGCAAGTATTCACTTACACACCCAATTAGGGTTTGTGCACGTAGGAACCCTTCCCGAGGTGGGATACAAGTTTGGCCGCTGGCTAGATCTGGCTTTTTATCAACTCACGCTTCCCACTCCCCAAAACCCCAGGGAAAGCTAA
- a CDS encoding glycosyltransferase family 2 protein — protein sequence MPPKKKPVVTILVPMYNEELVLPLLFDELNRVTGGIRDCDFVYLFVDDGSKDASVSIVKNYASQDSRVRFLALSRNFGKEKALLAGFDHVHSDAVIVIDADLQDPPELIPEMIALWKQGYQDVYAKRINRRGETWMKKVTSRMYYRLLQTTTRIEIQPDTGDFRLLDRACIDALKQFRETERNTKALFSWIGFRKYAIEYDRAPRAAGKTKFNYFRLINLAIDGLTSFTTTPLRVAGVLGFLVSLIAFIYLLQVIIKNIIYGPDVSGYPSTMATILFLGGVQLMSLGIIGEYIGKIFNETKNRPTYLVGENNLNTEPARGSRKK from the coding sequence ATGCCTCCGAAGAAGAAACCAGTCGTTACCATTCTGGTTCCCATGTACAACGAGGAACTGGTTCTTCCCCTTCTTTTCGATGAGCTCAACCGGGTAACCGGCGGCATCAGAGACTGTGATTTTGTCTACCTTTTTGTCGATGATGGATCAAAAGATGCATCTGTGAGCATTGTGAAAAACTACGCCTCCCAGGATTCCCGTGTTCGCTTTCTTGCCTTGAGTAGAAACTTCGGCAAGGAAAAGGCTCTGCTGGCAGGCTTCGACCATGTCCACTCTGATGCGGTAATCGTTATTGATGCCGACCTGCAGGATCCCCCTGAACTCATCCCCGAAATGATTGCTTTGTGGAAGCAGGGCTACCAAGACGTCTATGCCAAGCGCATTAACCGTCGTGGGGAAACCTGGATGAAAAAAGTCACCTCCAGGATGTATTACCGTCTACTTCAAACAACCACGCGGATTGAGATTCAGCCAGATACCGGTGACTTCCGTCTGCTTGACCGAGCGTGCATCGATGCTCTCAAGCAATTTAGAGAAACCGAGCGCAACACCAAAGCACTGTTCTCTTGGATAGGTTTCCGCAAGTACGCCATCGAATATGACCGTGCTCCGCGGGCAGCGGGAAAAACCAAGTTTAACTACTTCCGCCTGATTAACCTTGCCATCGACGGACTCACCTCCTTCACAACCACTCCTTTGCGCGTAGCAGGGGTTCTCGGATTCTTAGTCTCACTGATTGCATTTATCTACTTGCTGCAAGTGATTATCAAAAACATCATCTATGGCCCTGATGTCTCTGGTTATCCCTCAACCATGGCAACCATCTTGTTCTTAGGTGGAGTGCAACTGATGTCTCTGGGCATCATTGGTGAATACATTGGCAAGATTTTCAATGAGACTAAGAACCGTCCCACCTACCTAGTGGGAGAGAACAACCTCAACACTGAGCCTGCTCGCGGTTCACGTAAAAAGTGA
- a CDS encoding glycosyltransferase family 39 protein yields MSTSTSNWTTSKFVEFFTHSPLRFWITLIAVFSLGRLATWGYPFDSDHWIFYYVGHNWIVDGGQLYVDAWDHKPPLIFLYNGVMAALLGDNIVLHRLWFTLFAIVDTVLFYFVIKRFMPQLLATIRSSIDPNRAIQLTLLLYVFIRNLSQFASNGNTTENLGLIFLLAMILCYLKFSDNRSWGWIALAGLFAANLFWVKGNLILLGGVVGLLLLIHGWKKPHLVWHVIAFIAPILIVSALWLGYFAVQGNFHDFMVASFSFSAKYASSAWAGKVSANILLIVITAAMLLPALIFFAVFLRDVKTQYRTQAYQVTGLSMLVGLALIAAVGSFYSYYLLIIMPFITIVMMYGLFRMTSFTKVSKVLLTLIFIGTIAVNGLISLRFLVNNYTGVTKQEAIEYTQAAQYVNEHTQPGEKVFAYDYGATFYELAGRQSASRFISASHLLLDYRDNFGFGFNDIFLTELEESQPRYIVLNDRSTDLYFTNEPVANYITENYEPVKKFGQIEVLQRK; encoded by the coding sequence GTGAGCACCTCAACCTCCAACTGGACAACATCTAAGTTTGTTGAGTTTTTCACGCACTCTCCCTTGCGTTTTTGGATCACGCTTATCGCTGTTTTTTCTCTGGGACGTTTGGCTACCTGGGGCTACCCTTTCGATAGTGACCACTGGATCTTCTACTACGTCGGACACAACTGGATTGTTGATGGTGGACAACTTTATGTTGATGCCTGGGATCACAAACCACCGCTGATATTCCTCTACAACGGCGTCATGGCAGCCCTTTTGGGCGACAACATCGTTTTACACCGCCTCTGGTTCACGCTCTTTGCCATCGTGGACACGGTGCTGTTCTACTTTGTTATCAAACGTTTTATGCCCCAACTTTTGGCAACTATTCGCTCCAGCATTGATCCCAACCGCGCAATCCAGCTCACCCTGTTGCTCTATGTCTTCATTCGCAACCTGTCCCAGTTTGCCTCCAATGGAAACACGACTGAAAACCTTGGCCTGATTTTCCTCCTGGCCATGATTTTGTGTTACCTCAAGTTCTCTGACAACCGCTCCTGGGGTTGGATTGCTCTCGCAGGTTTGTTTGCCGCGAACCTGTTCTGGGTCAAAGGCAACCTCATCTTGCTCGGTGGAGTCGTCGGGCTTCTGCTACTGATTCATGGTTGGAAGAAACCACACTTGGTCTGGCATGTCATTGCCTTTATCGCGCCAATCCTCATCGTGTCAGCTCTCTGGCTGGGATACTTTGCTGTCCAGGGAAACTTCCACGACTTTATGGTGGCGTCTTTCTCCTTCTCAGCGAAATACGCCTCCAGCGCCTGGGCAGGAAAAGTCAGTGCCAACATTCTGCTGATCGTGATTACCGCAGCAATGCTTCTACCTGCACTAATTTTCTTTGCGGTTTTCTTACGCGATGTGAAAACCCAGTACCGTACTCAGGCATACCAAGTTACTGGGCTGTCGATGTTGGTCGGCCTGGCTTTGATAGCAGCGGTTGGCTCGTTCTATAGCTATTACCTGTTGATCATCATGCCGTTCATCACCATCGTGATGATGTACGGATTATTCAGAATGACGTCCTTTACGAAGGTCAGCAAAGTCCTTCTGACCCTGATTTTCATCGGGACAATTGCGGTCAATGGCCTAATTTCTCTACGTTTCTTGGTCAACAACTACACCGGTGTGACCAAGCAGGAAGCCATCGAATATACCCAAGCAGCTCAGTATGTGAACGAACACACTCAGCCAGGTGAGAAGGTCTTTGCTTATGACTATGGTGCGACCTTCTATGAACTAGCTGGCCGGCAATCTGCCAGCAGATTCATTTCAGCAAGCCACCTCTTGCTCGATTACCGAGATAACTTTGGATTCGGTTTCAACGACATTTTCCTGACAGAGTTGGAAGAAAGTCAGCCTCGCTACATTGTTCTCAATGACCGCTCTACTGACCTGTATTTCACGAACGAACCTGTGGCGAACTACATCACCGAAAACTACGAACCGGTGAAGAAGTTTGGTCAGATTGAAGTACTGCAACGGAAGTAG
- a CDS encoding GtrA family protein encodes MKKSTKPLRFILVGIANTAIDFIVLLSLTAVGLPLVAANFISTSVALTFSFFANRTFTFGSTGKKRSQALRFLLVTLVGLWVLQPIVLVLAVPVLEGMLAREASIVVAKLFATVVSMVWNYLLYDSLVFRKPQR; translated from the coding sequence GTGAAGAAGTCCACAAAACCGCTGAGGTTTATTCTTGTTGGCATTGCCAACACGGCGATTGATTTCATCGTTTTATTGAGCTTGACCGCCGTTGGGTTGCCTCTCGTGGCGGCAAACTTCATCTCCACCAGCGTCGCACTGACATTTAGCTTCTTCGCTAACCGGACCTTCACGTTCGGCTCTACTGGGAAAAAGCGGTCCCAGGCCCTACGCTTCTTGCTCGTTACCCTGGTGGGATTGTGGGTGTTGCAACCCATCGTCTTAGTTCTGGCTGTACCTGTTTTGGAAGGCATGCTCGCGCGTGAAGCGAGCATCGTGGTGGCCAAATTGTTTGCCACCGTCGTTTCGATGGTCTGGAATTACCTTCTCTATGATTCGCTTGTCTTTAGAAAACCTCAGCGCTAG
- a CDS encoding glutathione peroxidase, with protein sequence MSLNDIALTTLDGKPTTFGAYSDKVVLVVNVASRCGLSPQYQQLEELQEKYGSRGFTVLGVPSNQFLQELKTSDDIAQYCSTTWGVTFPMTEKVSVNGRKRHPLYVELVKAKDASGKAGPVMWNFEKFLVLPSGEIKRFRPTTKPDDPAIIAAIEAALPQ encoded by the coding sequence ATGAGCCTCAACGACATTGCCTTGACCACTCTTGATGGAAAACCCACAACCTTCGGAGCTTATTCCGACAAAGTTGTGTTGGTAGTGAATGTTGCATCCCGTTGTGGACTTTCACCCCAATACCAGCAGCTCGAGGAACTTCAAGAGAAGTATGGCTCGCGCGGATTTACTGTACTGGGAGTGCCTTCTAACCAGTTTTTGCAGGAGTTGAAGACCAGCGACGATATCGCTCAATACTGTTCCACCACCTGGGGTGTGACCTTCCCCATGACAGAAAAGGTCAGTGTCAACGGACGTAAACGCCACCCGCTTTATGTTGAGCTTGTCAAGGCTAAGGATGCATCTGGCAAAGCAGGTCCAGTGATGTGGAACTTTGAAAAATTCCTCGTTCTTCCTTCTGGCGAGATTAAGCGCTTCCGCCCCACAACCAAACCCGATGACCCTGCCATCATTGCGGCCATCGAAGCCGCGTTGCCCCAGTAG
- a CDS encoding YitT family protein — protein MHNTLVDDSRTTNAQSHSLLDDIVGISASALLASVGVFLMDSGHVVTGGIAGLALLISYATPFSFSVVWIVASIPFLPLAVWKKGWNFTLRSLVAIVLVSLFTQLTAMNLGPLDIDPLFGAVVGNVVASIGVLGLFRHRSSLGGFNVVALIAQEQYGWRAGYVQLVIDLAIVAGAFFVASPVIVLYSAVGAFVFNFILALNHREGRYNG, from the coding sequence GTGCACAACACACTTGTTGATGACTCCCGCACCACAAATGCCCAGAGTCACTCACTTTTAGACGATATTGTCGGCATTTCTGCTTCCGCCCTCCTCGCCTCCGTCGGGGTATTTCTGATGGACAGTGGCCACGTAGTTACCGGCGGTATCGCTGGTCTGGCCCTGCTGATCAGCTATGCCACACCATTTTCTTTCAGTGTGGTCTGGATTGTGGCGAGCATTCCTTTTCTTCCCTTAGCTGTCTGGAAAAAAGGGTGGAACTTCACGCTGCGCAGCCTCGTCGCAATTGTCTTAGTTTCACTGTTTACTCAACTCACAGCCATGAACTTAGGCCCCCTAGATATTGATCCGCTATTCGGTGCAGTTGTCGGCAACGTGGTGGCCAGTATTGGTGTCTTAGGACTATTCCGCCACCGATCATCTTTGGGTGGCTTTAACGTTGTTGCCCTCATTGCTCAAGAACAATATGGCTGGCGAGCAGGGTATGTTCAGCTGGTCATTGATTTAGCCATCGTGGCAGGTGCCTTCTTTGTCGCCTCACCTGTGATTGTGCTCTACTCGGCTGTGGGCGCTTTTGTTTTCAACTTCATCCTCGCGCTGAACCACCGTGAAGGTCGCTATAACGGTTAG